DNA sequence from the Rubripirellula tenax genome:
CTTGACGTCAATCATGACGGCGACGTGGCGATCTACTTCGCAAGAAATTTCCCGAACGAGGCTGATGATGTCGCTGATCCATTGGCCCGTCGCGTGCGCCATGTTCAGACGCAGCACGTCGACCCCGCCAAGAATCAACTGGGTAAGACGCTCGCGAGATTCGGTCGCCGGACCAAGCGTCGCAATGATTTTCGTGTGTCGATAGTTTGGAAACGAAGCCTCAGTCAAAGTATGTACCGATCGAAAAGAGAAGGCTAGGAGCGCCGCAGTCAAGCGGAGCGAGGTGTGCAGTTACCGTACCCTGGCCGGCCCGATTGCCTAGGCGTCCTTTGAGGGGCGACGGTCGGCTGTTAAGCCCCGTTGAGGGTGGCGATTGTCGCATGGCCGCATCGTCAGTCGATTGGGTTGCCCTGATTGAGTGCACCGTAGGCCGCTTTGTTAGGCATCTCGCATCGGCAGAGTCACCAAGCCAATCGTGTCGCGATGCGTAGTTCGGGGTAATCAGGCAAGATGGAGATCTCCTCTGCAAGTAATCGTCGATGACGGGCGACGAACCGGGCGGGTACCGCGCCCGTAGCCCGAGAATCGGCTCGATTCGGTATGCTGATTGCTGAACCAGAGCTCGTGGTTGAACCTGTTGGTCTCTGTCCGATGGCGTTTTCTCCACTCGGCTCGCATCCGCTTCTCGAACACTCCCGCCTGTCGCTTCGCTATTCATGGTGCCACCTCAATCGATTCGTAACACGGACGACGCCCGCGACGAGCGGCTCGGGTTATCAACGCTGGAAGATATCAGCAAGCTGATTCTGCAGTCCCAAGGACTCGAAGAAACGCTTCGCAACATCGTTCGGCTAGTTGCTGGCCGCATGCAAACCGAAGTGTGTTCGATTTACTTGTTGGACGACGAAAGATTGGTGTTGCGCGCAACCATCGGGTTGGCACTCGATGCGGTGGGTCGAATCAGTCTTGGTCTCGACGAAGGCTTGATCGGTTACACGGCCGAGACGCGAAACGTCGTCAACGTCGATGAACCACAGTCGCATCCACGATTTCACTACATCGCCGACTCAAACGAAGAAATCTATCACTCGTTTCTTGGGATCCCGTTGCACGATCGCCAACGGATGATCGGCGTGATGGCAATTCAAACGATTGAGCCACGGCAATTCAACGCCATCGAAATCAGCACGTTGACGACGATTGCGTTTCAATTGTCGGCAGTCGTCGCGAGCGCTCGATTGATGGATCGCCTTGAACGCGAGTCCCAGCTTCGCGTCGATGCGTCCACCCACGCGGCCGGTCATCAACCATCCGCAACGATCACGGATTCCATCCTTAAAGGTGAACTGGGGTTCGGTGGTGTCGCGATTGGACCGGCGTTCTTGATTGACGAAGAATTGGGCGTCGCCGATATCGGCGACGATGAACCGGTCGAACTGGAATCGAAGCTCGACCGATTAGCCGATGCGTTCGAAAAATCTAAGATCGAAACTCTGTGCCTCGAAAAGCGATTAGCCCAGCGACTCGGCGAAGAAGATGCTGCAATCTTCCATAGCCACTTGATGATTCTTCAGGATCGCGTCTTGATCGACAAACTGCGGGGTCACATCCACGACGGACGCAGTGTCACGTGGTCGATCAAGCATGTGATCGGCGAATACGTCAACGCGTTTCAGAGGATGGACGATCCGTACTTGCAAGAACGCGCCGCCGACATGGAAGACATCGGGCGCCGGTTGCTGGCCAACTTGGGCGGACAAGTTCGCGATGTTATTGCGTTGCCCTATGACGCGATCGTTGTCGCGAAGTCGTTGCTGCCGTCGGACATCGCGATGCTCGATCATGCCAAAATACTCGGCTTGGTTTTGGAGGCGTCGGATTCGAACGGCCACGCCGTCATTATCGCGAAATCGCTTGGAATTCCCGCGTTGGTTGGCGTTGCCGGAGCGTCGCGCCATGTCGAGCCGGGCGCGAATTTGATTCTGGATTCGGCCAGCCGAGCGCTGCACATTGATCCCGCTCAATCGATTCAAGACGAGTACCGGCGATTGAAGATTGACGGTGTTCGTCAACAGGAAGCACTACAGCAATACAAAGATCGCGATGCTGTGACGGTCGACGGGACGCGTGTCTCGCTTCGCGCCAACATCGGATTGCTAAGCGATGTCGCGATCGCCCAGCAGCACGGGGCGCTCGGTGTCGGACTCTATCGCACCGAGTTGCCGTACATGTCGCGTGCGAGTTTTCCCGATCGCCAAACACAATACGAAATCTATCGACGCGTCGTCGAAGGTTTTCCCGGCCAACCGGTCACGGTGCGAACTCTTGACATCGGCGGCGACAAGATGCTGCCGTATTTCGATTCACCCAAAGAACTCAATCCGTTTCTCGGTTGGCGAAGTGTCCGAGTTTCGTTGGACCATCGCGAGATGTTTCAAACTCAAATCGAAGCCGTCTTGATGGCAGCGACTCACGGCAACGTCCGATTGATGTTCCCCATGGTGACGACGATCGACGAGATCGCAGCCTGTAAGGAAATCGTTGCGAATGCCAGACAGAGTCTTTCGGATCAGGGTTGGGACATTCCCCACGTGCCGGTTGGTGTGATGATCGAAGTCCCAGGCGCAGTCGCGTTGGCCGATCACTTTGCCAAAGAGGTTGATTTCTTTGCATTGGGTACGAACGATTTGATTCAGTACTTGTTGGCTGCCGATCGAGCGAATCCGGCGGTCAGCCGCTACTACGATTCGCTGCATCCGGCCGTTTTGTCTTCGATCGCCCAGATGGTCGCCGCGGCGAAGCGATGTGGCAGGGAACTTTGCATCTGCGGCGAGATGGCAAGCGATCCGGCATGCTTCGCCATATTGGTCGGGCTCGGGCTGCGTGAGTTCTCGGTTTCGTCGCCATCAATTTTCGGTCTTAAGGCGTTGCTATCGCGTTTGGATATCGATCAACTCACGATGATGTCCCAGCAAGCATTGACGCAAGCCAGCGGCAATCATGTTCGTCAGTTGGTCGACGCGATGATTGGCGACGAAACGGAGTCGCTGCGTTAGTTATTTAGAATCGGTTCGTCATTCTGGCAACGCGTCCCACCGATCAGGTCTGAGTTTCGTTTTGGCTCATTGCATAGTTTGCCGATTCGTAGCAATTGCGTCTGAATTTCGCGTGGATCGATGTCGACTCGGGTAGACTCGCATGTTTTCCCCGCCGAGCGTTTCATGTCGATCGAAATCCTTGCTTACGAAGAAACGCCTCTCGGAGTGCTCTGCTTGCGACGCCGCGAATTGGTGTCCCAGCCCGGAATCGAAGTGACAGAGGTCACCCTCAATCACGAATTCCTGATGAGCAGCCATCTGACCGATTCCGAACGTGCACTCACCAATCGCGGGCTGGCTCGATTGGATGCCAACGCCGTTGGCGGAACGGAGTCGGACCTTTCGGTTCTGGTCGGTGGGCTCGGGTTGGGCTATACGGCTGCGGAAGCCGTGAAATCGGATCGTGTCGCAAAGATCGAAGTGGTCGAGTTTCTGCCGCAAGTGATTGGTTGGCTTCGCGACGGATTGATTCCGTTAGCAAGCGAACTCAACGAAACGGAAAAGTTGACTCTCACCCACGGTGACATCTATCAGCGATTGGCGCGACCGAGAGACAAACGGTTCGACTTGATCGTGATCGATGTCGACCATTCGCCCCAGGATGTGCTCGGTGAAGAGAGCTGTGGCTTCTACACGGCCGAGGGACTGACCCGAGCCAAATCGCATTTGAAGCCGGGCGGAGTCTTGGGTGTCTGGTCCTATGCCGAAGATACGCCACTTTTGACCCAGATGAAGGGTGTGTTCTGCGACGTCGAGGTCGAGCAAGTGACGGTGTTGAACGATCTGATCGATGTCGAGCAAACCGATTGGCTATTCTACGGACGCCGACCGAAATGACGAATGACGAAAGCGAGTTGGGGGCAATCGGTTGAGTCTTCCACGTTGCTGGGATCTTATTCCTGCTTCGTCTTGTAGCTAGGTTTGCTACTCGAACGTATTTCGATTCATACTGAGACTGAATCTGATGAATGGCCAAGCAACCGAATCCGTTGATCTTCCGCCGGTGACTGTTGCTCCGGCGCGGCGGCCATGGCGGCGACGGTTGGGATGCGCGGCGGCGATCGTGTTGGTAGTAATTTTGGGTCCCTATCTGTTTTCGCGGTTGGCGGCGCCGTCGCGCCGACTTCAAACATTCGCCCACGGCACGCCCGATGGCCAGATCATGCGTCCGGCCGATAAGGATGGCGTGTTGAGGATTGTCGCGTTCAATCTTGCGCATGGACGCGGCGCGACCGACGACAATTGGCGAGAACCGGGCGAAGACAAATTCGGTCGGATCGGCGAGATCGCGGAACTGATTCGTCAACTGAACGCCGACGTCGTGGTGCTAAACGAAGTCGACTTTGATGCAAGCTGGAGCGGCCGCCAAAACCAAGCCGAAGCGATCGCCGATCGAGCGGGTTTTGCCTACCGAGTGGAAGAGCGAAACTTGGATTTCGCGTTTCTGATCGGAAGCTGGCGCTTCGGCAATGCGATTCTAAGCAAATACCCGATCAGCGATGCGGCTGTCGTCGATCTGCCTGACTATGCGGGATGGGAATCATGGTTAGCGGGTTGCAAGCGAGGCGTCGTGTGCGAGATCTCTGTGCCGGGCGAAAAGGCCGTTCGCGTGATGGGCGTGCACTTGTCGCACCGAAGTGAATCGCTGCGGACCGATTCTGCTCGAATGATTTTGGATCAATTCGTGCCAGACGGTGCTCCGATCATCATTGCGGGTGACTTTAACTCGACACCGAACGGCTTTCCGGGAAGCGACCAAACGACAGACAACGCGATGGATGCCTTCATCGGATCGAACCAGTTTTCGCTTCGCCCGGTCCAACCTCCCACGCGAGAAGAAATGACTTTCTCGACCATGAATCCCTACCAGGTCATCGATTGGATTCTTGTGCCCAAGGAACTTACGATTGCAGCCTATCGAGTCGTGGATACCACGTTGTCGGATCATCGTCTTGTTGTGTGCGACATCACGGTTGATCAAAATGACTGGCGAACTGAATAGATCACCGTCCCATCATCACGGCCCATATTCTTGGATTGCCGACATACTTGGATTGAAAAAGCATGCGTTTCTATCGACGTTGTCCGAAGCGTGAATCGATGCCCCAAGCAAACGTTCTGTCCGTCGCCATCGTGTGGGTGCTAATTTTTGTGGGTTCGGTCGGCGCCGATGACAACGTCGCTTGGAAGAAGCACGTGGTGATGGATCAAGGCCATTGCAACACGGCAGTTGCGATCGACGCCAATGCCGACGGTTTGATGGACGTTGTTTGCAGCTACGGTGGGAAGGTCAGCTTGTTTCTGGCTCCGGATTGGAAAGTCGAACACGTTTTGCATCGGCTTTCCCAGCGACGCCAAACTTGCATTCACAGCACCGTGATCGATGTCGATGGCGACGGGGATTTGGATTGGGCTGGTGCGGTTGCATCCGAACATCCGTTCTGGCTCGAAAATCCTGGGCGTTTGTCGCGAACGGCCGACTCGGACGCGACACCCACCGGCGACGCCGACAGTACCCTTTGGATTCGACGCACGATCGATTCCGAGATTACCGGAATCCACTGTTTGACGCGGAGCGACGTCGACAACAATGGGCGCGATGATTTGATCATCAACAACTTCGAACCCGAGAAGGGAATCGGAGACTCGATCGCGTGGCTATCGATTCCCAGCGATCCCAAATCGTCTATCCCTTGGGACCGACATGTGTTTGCCGACGCTGACGCGCGAGGCGGCAGTCACTACATGGGTGCCGGTGACATCGACGGTGATGGTTGGAATGAAATCGCTGTTGGCGCGAAGGGTGAACCGTTCGCCGATGGAAACTGGTTCGCCTTTTGGAAGAACCCTGGTAAAGATGGCGTGAAGGGGGCATGGCAAAAAGTGATGCTTGCCGAGAATCAAACGGCGGCCACGAATATATTGCCCGCCGACGTGAACGGCGACGGCAAGGTTGATTGGCTCGCGTCACGTGGTCACGGCAACGGCGTGATCTGGTTCGAAAATCCCAGTTGGAAGATTCACACGATCGATTCGCAAATCGAATTCCCACACAGTTTGACGGTCGCAGATCACGACCAGGACGGTGACGTCGATGCCGCCGTCTGCGGCTTTGGAAGCGAGGTGGTGATGTGGTACGAGAACAACGGCAAAGGTTCGTTCACAAATCACACGCTTGATCGTCACCAACAAAGTTACCAGCTGACCAGCGTTGACATGGACGGCGATGGCGACTTGGATTTACTAAATGCCGGCCGTGGTACCGCGAACGTGGCTTGGTATGAAAACCCACTTCGGTCGGCGAAGTGACCAGCGATGCGGTCGGCGGTGGCTTGCACGTCGCGGATCAATCGACCAACAAAAAAACGCGTATGAGCGGAACACTCATACACGTTTACGTGGCTTTGATGGTTTCTTATCGAACCAAGATTAAGCGTTTCGTTTTCGGCGATAGCGAACAAACACCGCCGTTGCGATCAGCGACATGGCGGCAAGTGTGCCGGGTTCTGGAACGGCCGATACAACCAGGTTGCCACGGATTTCTCCGCCACCGAACGAAGCGGAGTGAAAATTTAGATACAAGTCGCCATTGGCCAACAGCGTTTCCTCAGCCGGCGTGAATGCTCGGGTTGTGAAGTTGACAATACCGTTGCTGGCGCTGTTGTCTAAGATTCCTCCGCCCGACCCGATGTTGATCAAGACACCGCCCGCACCGTTAATGCCACCGCCCGTTCCTGCGCTGTGGATGTGTCCCGCGGTAATTGGACCCGACAAGTCCGTGAAACCTTGCTGGCTTCCCCATCCGACATTGATCAACAACGTCTTGGCGACATCATCAAACTGAATTCCGGTCGCGCCGATCTCACCACCGCTGCCGGGGCTAGCCGCAGGGTTGGGCCGCTCATTGCCGGGCAGCAGGCCAAAGCCGGCGACGCCGACGACGTCGTAGTTGACCGTTGCCGCTGTGGCAGTCGTAGAAATCGATAAAAGGCCCAGCATTAGGGCTGGAAGCACTGCAAAACGCATCACATCACCGGGGTTTTTAGAAGAAAAAATAGAATACCGAACCACGAGACTGTATCGAGGGGGCTACTGGGTGTCAAGATGCGCAGAATGGGGCGGTTGTTGCGATTTCGCTTTTTACGCTTCGAGTTGCCCCTTCCAGCGGTCGATTTGCGTCCGCACTTGATCGGGTGCGGTGCTGCCGTAGCTGACGAAGGCATCGACAGCGTTCCGGCTTCCCAGACAGTCGTAAATGCTTTTGTCGAGCTCCGGTGCATGAACTTGCAACTGTTCGATCGACAACTCACTTAGCGAAACGTCTTGTTGCATCGCTTCGCCGACAATGGCGCCGACCAAGTGGTGGGCCCGTCGCTGGGGCATGCCTTTGGCGATCATCCATTCCATCAACGTGGTGGCGTCGAGGTAGCCTTTTTCTAGCCGACTTGCGATGGACTCGCGTTGCAACACGCTGCCCTCGA
Encoded proteins:
- a CDS encoding CHRD domain-containing protein, with the translated sequence MRFAVLPALMLGLLSISTTATAATVNYDVVGVAGFGLLPGNERPNPAASPGSGGEIGATGIQFDDVAKTLLINVGWGSQQGFTDLSGPITAGHIHSAGTGGGINGAGGVLINIGSGGGILDNSASNGIVNFTTRAFTPAEETLLANGDLYLNFHSASFGGGEIRGNLVVSAVPEPGTLAAMSLIATAVFVRYRRKRNA
- a CDS encoding endonuclease/exonuclease/phosphatase family protein; its protein translation is MNGQATESVDLPPVTVAPARRPWRRRLGCAAAIVLVVILGPYLFSRLAAPSRRLQTFAHGTPDGQIMRPADKDGVLRIVAFNLAHGRGATDDNWREPGEDKFGRIGEIAELIRQLNADVVVLNEVDFDASWSGRQNQAEAIADRAGFAYRVEERNLDFAFLIGSWRFGNAILSKYPISDAAVVDLPDYAGWESWLAGCKRGVVCEISVPGEKAVRVMGVHLSHRSESLRTDSARMILDQFVPDGAPIIIAGDFNSTPNGFPGSDQTTDNAMDAFIGSNQFSLRPVQPPTREEMTFSTMNPYQVIDWILVPKELTIAAYRVVDTTLSDHRLVVCDITVDQNDWRTE
- the ptsP gene encoding phosphoenolpyruvate--protein phosphotransferase, encoding MVPPQSIRNTDDARDERLGLSTLEDISKLILQSQGLEETLRNIVRLVAGRMQTEVCSIYLLDDERLVLRATIGLALDAVGRISLGLDEGLIGYTAETRNVVNVDEPQSHPRFHYIADSNEEIYHSFLGIPLHDRQRMIGVMAIQTIEPRQFNAIEISTLTTIAFQLSAVVASARLMDRLERESQLRVDASTHAAGHQPSATITDSILKGELGFGGVAIGPAFLIDEELGVADIGDDEPVELESKLDRLADAFEKSKIETLCLEKRLAQRLGEEDAAIFHSHLMILQDRVLIDKLRGHIHDGRSVTWSIKHVIGEYVNAFQRMDDPYLQERAADMEDIGRRLLANLGGQVRDVIALPYDAIVVAKSLLPSDIAMLDHAKILGLVLEASDSNGHAVIIAKSLGIPALVGVAGASRHVEPGANLILDSASRALHIDPAQSIQDEYRRLKIDGVRQQEALQQYKDRDAVTVDGTRVSLRANIGLLSDVAIAQQHGALGVGLYRTELPYMSRASFPDRQTQYEIYRRVVEGFPGQPVTVRTLDIGGDKMLPYFDSPKELNPFLGWRSVRVSLDHREMFQTQIEAVLMAATHGNVRLMFPMVTTIDEIAACKEIVANARQSLSDQGWDIPHVPVGVMIEVPGAVALADHFAKEVDFFALGTNDLIQYLLAADRANPAVSRYYDSLHPAVLSSIAQMVAAAKRCGRELCICGEMASDPACFAILVGLGLREFSVSSPSIFGLKALLSRLDIDQLTMMSQQALTQASGNHVRQLVDAMIGDETESLR
- a CDS encoding spermidine synthase, with the protein product MSTRVDSHVFPAERFMSIEILAYEETPLGVLCLRRRELVSQPGIEVTEVTLNHEFLMSSHLTDSERALTNRGLARLDANAVGGTESDLSVLVGGLGLGYTAAEAVKSDRVAKIEVVEFLPQVIGWLRDGLIPLASELNETEKLTLTHGDIYQRLARPRDKRFDLIVIDVDHSPQDVLGEESCGFYTAEGLTRAKSHLKPGGVLGVWSYAEDTPLLTQMKGVFCDVEVEQVTVLNDLIDVEQTDWLFYGRRPK
- a CDS encoding FG-GAP repeat domain-containing protein codes for the protein MPQANVLSVAIVWVLIFVGSVGADDNVAWKKHVVMDQGHCNTAVAIDANADGLMDVVCSYGGKVSLFLAPDWKVEHVLHRLSQRRQTCIHSTVIDVDGDGDLDWAGAVASEHPFWLENPGRLSRTADSDATPTGDADSTLWIRRTIDSEITGIHCLTRSDVDNNGRDDLIINNFEPEKGIGDSIAWLSIPSDPKSSIPWDRHVFADADARGGSHYMGAGDIDGDGWNEIAVGAKGEPFADGNWFAFWKNPGKDGVKGAWQKVMLAENQTAATNILPADVNGDGKVDWLASRGHGNGVIWFENPSWKIHTIDSQIEFPHSLTVADHDQDGDVDAAVCGFGSEVVMWYENNGKGSFTNHTLDRHQQSYQLTSVDMDGDGDLDLLNAGRGTANVAWYENPLRSAK